The genomic segment TAAAGGTTATAGATTTACATCAGGCATCACTTGATACGATCAATTTAATCAAAACAAGTTGAAGTGTGTAAGCTGCACCAAAGAAAAATTACTGTAACCCAGCGTTGAAAGGTACTCCTGTGGAGGGTAGCCATTTATCACCTTGAATAAACTTCTGCACCGTGAAGTCAAGTGCATCGTTTTCATCTATGAGATGGTAACCTTCCCATGTGACCCTATTGCTGGTGTTTGAACCAGGTCCCCAGTTAGCAAACTCTGCATAATACAGTGTGCTCAAAGCAAAATCCCCTGACCATTCTGTCCACCCCTTCGGATCAATTAGGCCATCCATGCAAGATTTTATGTAAACAGTCCTAGAATACTCCTTCCAAGGCCTACCCAAATATGTCTGTATCCCATTATAGTTGCTAGTAGCATCACCCAATTCTCTGGCTCCTATTATGCAGCAGTTCTGTATGGAGATTCCAGTGTTTTGGTTTGGATCTGTTCGGCCTTGTGCGGTGATTGCATTGAACTGGTTTTGCATTGGGAGTCTTGGATACATGCTACAATCCTGGAATACTGTTGCTGCATTGCCGAATATAAAATCCACTGTGCCATAAATGTCACAGCGTTTGTAGAATTGCCTTAGGGAGTGTACGTACAGTGTGTCTTGGTAACCCTCAAAACTGCAATTATAGAACGTAGACATGTCTGCCCCGTTTCTCACAGCCACAGCTTGATGCTTGCTGGACCCAGCAGTGTTACGAAATGTTATGTTCACGGCAACAAACCCTTTTCCAACAACAGCTGCACAACAACACAACACAGTTGTAGCAGACACAGTAGTCTAACTTtgacacaaatatatatattttttatatatgtatgtatgacAATTTTAGTAGCCATACTATAGATAGTTACTCGTATTAATGTTGAATTTGACAGCATGTAACTAACTAACTTCGTTTCCGTCTTTTTCATGTTGAGAATCAGAAGACTATGTCCACTAAAAATATAGGgattgaattaggtttaaaaacTCACTTCGAATATAATATTAGATTAACTTTTACGCATGAaatgaaatgtctatgatgtgAAACGGTGTGTCACGTCAAACTCACTTTTCTAATACAGTGCTGGAAATTAATGCGCATGCATAAGCAGAAAATACGTGACATAATATGCAATCGAACATAGCTTACCAAAAGTTGCAGATTGGAAAGTGGTCCAGCCATCGACAACGCTTCGATCGCCAGTGAGTACGGTGCGGTTGATACCATCTCCAACCAACATCAGGTTCTGCTTGCTCTTAGGAATAGACACGTACTCATTGTAAATCCCCGCGACAACATAGATTACATGGTACCCGTTGTTGGTGCCGCTGTTTTCAGGTGCAGCAGCCACAGCATCATTTATGGTGGTGAAATCACCAGACCCATCAGGGTTCACCACCACCTTTTGCCTCACCTCCACATTGTCAACGCTTGTTTGGAGTAACTTTCTATTAGTAATCGTCTCAACTGTGGCTGATCCTTCCATGGCATCGCTAACCCAACCACGGGTGAAAAGGGCCAGAGATATGCTATATAGTTTGATCGCATCGGAAAGTGGACTTGACAAGGCATTAGTAACTACAGGAAAGGGAGTCACCTCGTTAAAACCATTCAAGCACGTTTGTTGATTGGTTAAAGTGGCACTGAGCAAGGTATGCAAATCGTAGACTTGATAGCCAGTGACGGTGCTATGAATGGCTTGGAGGACATTggagaagaaatcaatattgaGTTGTGAAAGGTTGAAGCAATCTTGAAGGGCGTGTAATGTTGAACTAGGAATTGCGTAGTTGTTTGAGAGATAAGAAGAGAGCAATGCAGCAAGCGTTTTTGTTGTTGATAAGGATTGGTGAAGGAGGAAACGGCATTGGTCATGTGTGGATAAATATTGAGGTGGTAGAGTGGTTTTGCAGAATGCAGGGTAGGGAGTAGTGTTGCATTTGCTATCTGAGAAGGAGAAAGCAACATGAGAGGAAGAAACGAAGAGAATGAAGAGGAAAACAAGGGTGTACAATGTGGTCCAGGTCTTCATTTTTGTTGCCATAGCAATGTGTTGATGTCTGTGGAGACTTATgcttttgtatatttatatttagctGCATTAAATTCTGGGTACAAAATCTGGTcgatttttctaaaataattatgaagttaaattttagtttaaatctGAGTCTCTATATTATTCtcatgtaaatatatatatttttcctccTCAGACCAGAGTTATATCCTCTTTCATAGTGTATATTAAGAAAATGGGTTTTTTAGAATACATTTGAAAACACTTATGAAACATGAATAAAAGAAACTAATTATagattaaaaatttagaaatacatCCTAGATTGATTAAAAGCTAAGAAAATGGATACTCGCGATGATAAAGTGTGCAACTTCCACGTTCTTTTTGTATCTTGATTGGTAGCAAACACGAGGATATTAGGCAAGACGTGTGAGAAAGAAATAACCTTTGATTTCACTGAAGGAAGAAAGGGTTGAGTTAGTGAGTGGAAGGCATGTTTAAATTCCAACGTGCGTAGAAGTCAATAGTTATTTGGTGATATCGTCACAAATAGATTATACTTGTAAAATCGCATATCTTTTATTCAATAATCACTAACAAATCATCAACTCTACACAATTGTTGACATTGTctactaaataaataattattgcaaaaatatctttattataGCTTCCTCCAAACgaaatttagttattataaatttttcataagtGTGTTCAAATTCATACAAAACacgaaaaataaattaaaatcagcACAAGTGGTGACTTAGACACTgtataatatagaaaatttgaTAGCTATATTAGTTTGTTCTATTAATTCtaactaatatttcaaaatatagtaTCACTAGTTATTTAAACTAATATACTTGTCCTCTTTTTCCATCATAATCATTTCATTCACAATATCACAAAAGTTTTACAAAACAATCAAACATTACTATTCATAAGATATTTCTTTCATACCTATATATCATATagtataataattaatgaataaaaataattaacttccAATATCTTGacttaaaatcttaatttaacTAAGTTTCAAAGACTCTACCTCATACATACATGATATTATATctatacaaaaaaaattcatatcaattataaatatatactaatgATCATATATGGATACAGATTCATTTCGAACCCAAAAAAAAGTCACATATACAAGCATATTTTCGAAATTGGATTCTCAACTGATTTTTTTCCCCTCTTCATAATACACTTATGAcacttattttaatgttttaaaatatatttaaaagatttgcaaaatattaatatcaatgtattagattttcaaaatcactccaaaccaaaataaaagataaatttactCGATTAAAGATTTCGATTAAAGATTCTGATTTACTagtattgtaatattttatctaAGACTCCTATGCTATAGAGGAAAGGCAAAAAGTAACTCTAAGAGAGatagtaatttttataatataaaactcaattaactaattctttttatttgtagtttgacctttttaataatgaaataatcaaGTTCCATTTATAAATACTACTTCTACTCTTAGAGACTTTCTATATCTTACAAAAGTCTTatcaataaatgaaatataacaagagataattcattaaattaatatgtatctttcatttataaaatatgacaTTGCAACGAGATTTATTATTCATTGAGTTTATCTTGTCACATCAAATATAAACAAGAGAgatttacaatatttaaatgGGTTGTTCAATAATCATCTAACAACGagattttatatcatattaaaatactgctatttaaaaggaaaaagtttttttaacaactttttttaacaacaacCTATGTGGTAGCTTGTGATTAGTCTATTTCAAATATACGgatcaataaaatagtgacacatatTCTACtgtcaaaaagttgttaaaaaaagttgttaacatatcatGGTCCTATTTAAAACCCTCAACTCCATAAGATTGACTTACTATATAAGATTTATCTTCAATTATATACTATGATTTGATATTATCTATGATCAATATTGTAGGATCTTTCACATAGTCACTCACCTTAAGGATTAAACATGGGAATTGAAGAAGATCCAATAATAAATGActcgataaaaataaaaattaactaagattttttatttattttaatattatattaaaaggaaaaaaatatttatctataatatctaatcatattttattttaatataaaatgttattccTAAATATCTACCTGAAGTTGacatttttatgtttgattaaatttttttagaagtCCAATATGactcaaatattaatttgacaGGTTTACAAGTATATTTAAGAGTCTGTTACGTGATAATTTAACATTAAGATGAGACAAAATTTGTAAGTAAAAATTTACAAGAatcaaattaaaactatttaaatgatatagtatattttaaaggtGTAGCGTGAAATTCATAACAACTTGTTTATAAGAACAAAATTTGCAATAAGATATCTAGATAAAATAAACCATTTTTAATGAACTTATTcatcaatttttcatttattttgcaTGTAATGAAacgcatttaatattttaaaatataattaaatatgcaatttaaatatattacaaaaaaatttaatatcgtaataataattattattatatttatgtaaacAAGTTTTTAAACAACTTGGTATGTGAagcttgaaaatattttaaattagttacattataatattcttaatagaataaattttaataaaaatgtttgtttgatttagtttctctaa from the Vigna angularis cultivar LongXiaoDou No.4 chromosome 3, ASM1680809v1, whole genome shotgun sequence genome contains:
- the LOC108325407 gene encoding pectinesterase; this translates as MATKMKTWTTLYTLVFLFILFVSSSHVAFSFSDSKCNTTPYPAFCKTTLPPQYLSTHDQCRFLLHQSLSTTKTLAALLSSYLSNNYAIPSSTLHALQDCFNLSQLNIDFFSNVLQAIHSTVTGYQVYDLHTLLSATLTNQQTCLNGFNEVTPFPVVTNALSSPLSDAIKLYSISLALFTRGWVSDAMEGSATVETITNRKLLQTSVDNVEVRQKVVVNPDGSGDFTTINDAVAAAPENSGTNNGYHVIYVVAGIYNEYVSIPKSKQNLMLVGDGINRTVLTGDRSVVDGWTTFQSATFAVVGKGFVAVNITFRNTAGSSKHQAVAVRNGADMSTFYNCSFEGYQDTLYVHSLRQFYKRCDIYGTVDFIFGNAATVFQDCSMYPRLPMQNQFNAITAQGRTDPNQNTGISIQNCCIIGARELGDATSNYNGIQTYLGRPWKEYSRTVYIKSCMDGLIDPKGWTEWSGDFALSTLYYAEFANWGPGSNTSNRVTWEGYHLIDENDALDFTVQKFIQGDKWLPSTGVPFNAGLQ